A stretch of the Desulfobacter sp. genome encodes the following:
- the fusA gene encoding elongation factor G, whose translation MSKQKNISKIRNIGIMAHIDAGKTTVTERILYYTGKSHKIGEVHDGEATMDWMQDEQDRGITITSAVTSCQWKGAMIQIIDTPGHVDFTVEVERALRVLDGAIGVFCAVGGVEPQSETVWRQADRYEVPRMAFINKMDRTGADFFLACDSIKEKLGANPVMLQVPIGAEDRFRGVIDLINMQQIAWDDETLGAEYAAGPIDENYEDLALEYREKLLEAISETDDQIMEKYLGEEDILVPELKAAIRRATIERAIVPVLCGSALKNKGVQPLLDAIDFYLPSPKDIPPVTGIHPESEEVMQFLPEKNGPLAALIFKVSMIEGRKLSFARIYSGRIEAGKDVYNPALKRNEKLSRILKMHANKRERLNEASAGDIIGIVGLKDSGTGETLCDRDHPVFLEKMEYEDPVISIAIEPKTHADQEKLDTVLEKFMIEDPTLRVRKDEETGQTILSGMGELHLEIITSRMVKEFNTNVNVGKPQVVYREIITSPARGQAVFERDIQGKSHYANLSVELTPLARGEGVSFKSLVTDDQVPPQYIQAIEKGFRESLEGGFLKGYPLVDVGIVLVSGRCEEGKSSELGFSVCGAMACKEALKSANIGLLEPIMDVEVFVPDNHMGDAIADLNARGGKVESINPKANIQIVKAVVPLARMFGYSTALRSATQGRGTFTMQFKSFDKV comes from the coding sequence ATGAGCAAACAAAAGAATATATCAAAGATTAGAAATATCGGTATCATGGCCCATATTGATGCGGGCAAGACAACCGTGACCGAGCGTATCCTCTACTATACGGGTAAATCCCATAAAATAGGAGAGGTCCATGACGGCGAAGCCACCATGGACTGGATGCAGGATGAGCAGGACCGGGGCATTACCATAACCTCGGCTGTGACCTCCTGCCAGTGGAAAGGGGCCATGATTCAGATCATTGATACCCCGGGCCATGTGGATTTTACCGTTGAGGTGGAACGGGCCCTTCGGGTGCTTGACGGCGCCATTGGTGTCTTCTGCGCCGTGGGCGGGGTGGAGCCCCAGTCCGAGACGGTCTGGCGCCAGGCCGACCGGTACGAGGTCCCCAGGATGGCCTTTATCAACAAGATGGACCGGACCGGGGCTGATTTTTTTCTTGCCTGTGATTCCATCAAAGAAAAACTTGGGGCCAATCCCGTGATGCTTCAGGTGCCCATCGGGGCGGAAGATCGGTTCAGAGGGGTAATTGATCTGATCAACATGCAGCAGATTGCCTGGGATGATGAGACCCTGGGAGCAGAATATGCCGCCGGGCCCATTGATGAAAATTATGAAGACCTTGCCCTGGAATACAGAGAAAAACTGCTTGAGGCCATTTCCGAAACCGATGACCAGATCATGGAAAAATACCTGGGTGAAGAAGATATCTTGGTTCCTGAACTAAAGGCTGCCATCCGGCGTGCCACCATTGAAAGGGCGATTGTGCCGGTGCTCTGCGGCTCTGCCCTTAAAAATAAAGGGGTTCAGCCCCTGCTGGATGCCATTGATTTTTATCTGCCAAGTCCCAAGGATATTCCGCCTGTAACAGGGATTCATCCCGAGTCTGAAGAGGTGATGCAGTTTTTGCCGGAAAAAAACGGGCCTTTGGCTGCCCTGATTTTCAAGGTGTCCATGATAGAGGGGCGCAAGCTTTCCTTTGCAAGAATTTATTCGGGCAGGATCGAGGCGGGCAAAGATGTCTACAACCCGGCCCTCAAGCGGAACGAAAAACTTTCCAGGATTCTTAAGATGCACGCCAACAAGCGTGAACGGCTCAACGAAGCCTCTGCCGGTGATATTATCGGGATTGTGGGGCTGAAAGATTCAGGCACCGGGGAAACCTTGTGTGACCGGGATCACCCTGTGTTTCTTGAAAAAATGGAATACGAGGATCCGGTCATCTCTATTGCCATAGAGCCTAAAACCCATGCAGACCAGGAAAAACTGGATACAGTTCTGGAAAAATTCATGATCGAGGATCCCACCCTCAGGGTGAGAAAGGATGAGGAAACCGGGCAGACCATTTTGTCCGGCATGGGCGAGCTTCATCTGGAAATTATCACTTCCAGGATGGTCAAGGAATTCAACACCAATGTAAATGTGGGCAAACCCCAGGTGGTCTACCGGGAGATTATCACGTCACCTGCCAGGGGCCAGGCTGTTTTTGAACGGGATATTCAGGGCAAATCCCATTACGCCAATCTTAGTGTTGAGCTCACCCCCCTGGCCCGGGGAGAAGGGGTGAGTTTTAAATCCCTTGTTACCGATGATCAGGTGCCGCCCCAGTATATTCAAGCCATTGAAAAAGGGTTTCGGGAAAGTCTTGAAGGCGGGTTCCTCAAAGGATATCCCCTGGTGGATGTGGGGATTGTTCTGGTTTCGGGCCGGTGTGAAGAGGGCAAAAGTTCCGAGCTGGGATTTTCCGTGTGCGGCGCCATGGCCTGCAAGGAAGCCTTGAAATCAGCAAATATAGGTCTTTTGGAACCCATTATGGATGTGGAAGTCTTTGTTCCGGATAATCATATGGGAGATGCCATTGCCGATTTAAATGCCAGGGGAGGAAAGGTGGAGTCCATCAATCCCAAGGCAAATATTCAGATTGTTAAGGCGGTGGTTCCTCTGGCCAGAATGTTCGGCTATTCCACAGCCCTCAGGTCTGCCACCCAGGGAAGAGGCACCTTTACCATGCAGTTTAAAAGTTTTGATAAGGTATAG
- a CDS encoding M48 family metalloprotease produces the protein MIHLKPMACLSLALIFIFSPRAFAISIPDEQKMGTQFMEMIEEQDLILHDPVVVKMINTVGRHIVDILPAQPFHFDFNMINDNTFNAFAGPSANIFIHRGLINSLDTMDELAGIMAHEVAHAASRHVSQSIDRSKIVTIGSLAGILAGVLIGSSSSGDAGSALTIGAMAAGQSSMLSFTRDNETEADQKAVLFLEKTGYSPQGLLSALIKIREADYQGIEGIPDYFKTHPGTGSRIAHLAGILENYVPPGDKPSPPDNYDFQMVKYRTIGLYSDPKAYIDKIRLKLEKNPDSPALNYGLGLLYGRTNRLDLGIKYLDKALSTQIFDPMILLELGRLHIRAEHYSKALSILEGVTHDKIMGNLAVYYRSVAQIKTGQLDAAQKGLTQILNLKQPEFARANFHMANIMSQRQHSPMSHYYLGLYYTATKDFKNATRHLTRAIETLDDPKVKQEAQARLQEVRGKIKKMARQKS, from the coding sequence ATGATCCATCTTAAACCCATGGCCTGTCTAAGCCTGGCCCTGATCTTTATATTCAGCCCCAGGGCCTTTGCCATTTCCATACCTGATGAACAAAAAATGGGAACCCAGTTCATGGAAATGATCGAAGAACAGGACCTGATCCTTCATGACCCTGTGGTGGTTAAAATGATCAACACCGTAGGCCGCCACATTGTTGATATCCTGCCTGCCCAGCCCTTTCACTTTGACTTTAACATGATCAATGACAATACCTTTAATGCCTTTGCAGGTCCTTCGGCCAATATTTTCATCCACCGGGGTCTGATCAATTCTCTGGATACCATGGACGAACTTGCCGGCATCATGGCCCATGAGGTGGCCCATGCTGCCAGCCGCCATGTATCCCAGTCCATTGACCGGTCCAAGATAGTGACCATCGGCAGCCTGGCAGGCATATTGGCCGGGGTGCTCATCGGCTCCTCCAGCAGCGGAGATGCCGGTTCGGCCCTGACCATCGGGGCCATGGCCGCCGGACAGTCTTCCATGCTCTCCTTTACCCGGGACAACGAGACCGAGGCAGATCAGAAAGCCGTTCTCTTCCTTGAAAAAACAGGATATTCCCCCCAGGGCCTGCTCTCTGCCCTCATTAAAATAAGGGAAGCCGATTACCAGGGGATTGAAGGAATTCCAGACTATTTTAAAACCCATCCGGGCACAGGCTCAAGGATTGCCCATCTTGCCGGTATTCTGGAAAACTATGTTCCGCCTGGAGACAAACCCAGTCCGCCGGACAACTATGATTTCCAGATGGTTAAATACAGGACTATCGGGCTTTACAGCGACCCCAAGGCCTATATTGACAAAATCAGGCTCAAACTTGAAAAAAATCCGGACAGCCCGGCCCTCAACTATGGCTTAGGCCTTCTCTACGGCAGGACCAACCGACTGGACCTGGGCATTAAATACCTGGACAAGGCCCTTTCCACCCAGATCTTTGATCCCATGATTCTTCTGGAACTGGGAAGGCTCCATATCCGGGCGGAACATTATTCAAAGGCCTTGTCCATTTTAGAGGGGGTGACCCATGACAAGATTATGGGGAATCTGGCTGTTTATTACCGATCTGTGGCCCAGATTAAAACAGGCCAGTTGGATGCGGCCCAAAAAGGGTTGACCCAAATTCTGAACCTGAAACAACCTGAATTTGCCCGGGCCAATTTTCACATGGCCAATATCATGTCCCAAAGGCAGCATTCCCCCATGTCTCACTACTACCTGGGGCTCTATTATACCGCCACAAAAGACTTTAAAAATGCAACCCGCCACCTGACTCGTGCCATTGAGACCTTAGACGATCCAAAGGTAAAACAAGAGGCCCAAGCCCGCCTTCAAGAAGTCAGGGGCAAAATAAAAAAAATGGCCCGGCAAAAATCATAG
- a CDS encoding DUF3334 family protein, whose product MGKSNIPSIDAISKIFLTTAQNTLEMSTGQTITYSKTIQKIPKVSMKPDLTCFVQFDGDYIGLVILNFTAEAAFELYKKYMLTMGMPEDELASSIADPEVADTIGEITNQLLGQLIKDVEEQFNLNAVIGHPKALTLNSAITLVIDASYAENRRLSLKIGNYSFRIEIAMEHTEFVNI is encoded by the coding sequence ATGGGCAAATCCAATATTCCATCCATTGATGCCATATCAAAAATTTTTCTGACCACGGCTCAAAACACCCTGGAGATGAGCACGGGCCAGACAATCACCTATTCGAAAACCATCCAGAAAATCCCCAAGGTCTCCATGAAACCGGATCTCACCTGTTTTGTTCAATTTGACGGGGACTATATCGGCCTTGTTATTTTAAATTTCACAGCAGAAGCAGCCTTTGAACTCTATAAAAAATACATGCTCACCATGGGCATGCCGGAAGATGAACTGGCAAGCTCCATTGCAGACCCAGAAGTTGCAGACACCATAGGAGAGATCACCAACCAGCTGTTAGGTCAGCTGATCAAAGATGTGGAAGAACAATTTAACCTCAATGCCGTGATTGGGCACCCCAAGGCCCTGACCCTGAATTCGGCCATTACCCTGGTCATTGATGCCTCCTATGCTGAAAACCGCAGACTCTCGCTTAAAATCGGCAATTACAGCTTCCGCATTGAAATTGCCATGGAGCATACTGAATTTGTAAATATTTAA
- a CDS encoding ABC transporter ATP-binding protein, translated as MNSDIFVKMIDITKTFGSVVANKDVSFEVKKGDIYALLGENGAGKSTLMNMLSGIYRPDKGSILVKGKQVGFNSPKDAIKAKIGMIHQHFKLVEVMTAAENIILGQEVPFFLNRKKLGKKIKQISDRFGLNVDPNKKIYNMSVGEKQNVEILKVLFRGADILILDEPTAVLTPQEVDKLFDILRKMKEENCAIIIITHKLNEVMSISDWVSVMRKGKSVGSVRTRDTSPKHLTDLMVGKAVNLSIDRVATRDNKTLMEVENLSVLDKEGVQKLKEISFTLASGEILGVAGVAGSGQKELCEAIVGLEHDVSGKIIYKNENILGRTCRQILKKGISMSFIPEDRLGMGLVSSMDIINNTILRDYYKQSGFFLNRKPAAQKAECLVEKLNIYTPGIKHPVKLLSGGNIQKVLLGREIDSNPTILITAYPTRGLDIGSSHLIYDLINEQKQMGVGILYVGEDLDVLMELCDRIIVLCHGKITGTVKADTVSKEEIGLMMAGKSYDQSIEFKGAAHDQNG; from the coding sequence ATGAACTCTGACATTTTCGTTAAGATGATTGACATTACAAAGACCTTTGGGTCTGTCGTGGCCAATAAAGATGTCTCCTTTGAAGTTAAAAAGGGGGATATTTATGCGCTTTTAGGTGAAAACGGGGCCGGGAAATCAACGCTGATGAATATGCTGTCCGGGATTTACAGGCCTGATAAAGGCTCGATTCTTGTTAAGGGAAAACAGGTAGGTTTCAATTCTCCCAAAGATGCCATAAAAGCTAAAATAGGGATGATTCATCAGCATTTCAAACTGGTTGAAGTGATGACCGCAGCTGAAAATATCATTCTGGGCCAGGAGGTCCCATTTTTTCTAAATCGTAAAAAGCTTGGAAAAAAAATAAAACAGATCAGCGACCGGTTTGGATTGAATGTCGATCCCAACAAAAAGATCTACAATATGTCCGTGGGAGAGAAACAGAATGTTGAGATTTTAAAGGTTTTGTTCAGGGGAGCGGATATCCTGATTCTGGACGAACCCACGGCGGTTCTCACCCCCCAGGAGGTTGACAAGCTCTTTGATATTCTTCGAAAAATGAAAGAAGAAAACTGCGCCATTATTATCATCACCCATAAACTCAACGAGGTCATGTCCATAAGCGACTGGGTCTCTGTCATGCGAAAGGGAAAGAGTGTCGGCTCGGTAAGAACCAGGGATACCTCGCCCAAACATCTCACGGATTTAATGGTGGGCAAAGCCGTCAATCTGTCCATCGACCGGGTGGCAACAAGAGATAACAAAACCCTCATGGAAGTTGAGAATCTCTCTGTCCTTGATAAAGAAGGGGTACAAAAATTAAAAGAGATCTCCTTTACCCTTGCCTCAGGAGAGATCCTTGGGGTGGCCGGTGTTGCAGGCAGCGGGCAAAAGGAACTCTGCGAGGCCATTGTCGGGCTTGAGCACGATGTGTCCGGAAAAATTATCTATAAAAATGAAAATATCCTTGGCAGAACCTGCCGCCAGATCCTTAAAAAAGGGATCAGCATGAGTTTTATCCCCGAAGACCGCCTTGGCATGGGTCTTGTTTCTTCCATGGATATTATCAACAATACCATCTTAAGAGATTATTATAAGCAGAGCGGTTTTTTTCTCAACCGGAAACCTGCCGCCCAAAAGGCCGAATGCCTTGTTGAAAAGCTAAATATCTATACACCGGGCATCAAGCATCCAGTCAAGCTTCTTTCCGGTGGAAATATCCAGAAAGTACTCCTCGGACGAGAGATTGATTCAAACCCCACCATTCTGATCACTGCCTACCCCACCCGAGGCCTTGATATCGGCTCCTCCCATCTCATATATGATCTTATCAACGAACAAAAACAGATGGGCGTGGGTATTTTATATGTGGGTGAAGACTTGGATGTGCTCATGGAGTTATGTGACAGAATTATTGTATTGTGCCATGGAAAAATAACGGGAACGGTTAAGGCAGACACCGTCTCTAAAGAGGAGATCGGACTCATGATGGCCGGCAAATCTTACGATCAATCAATTGAATTTAAAGGGGCGGCCCATGATCAGAATGGTTAA
- a CDS encoding ABC transporter permease yields MIRMVNRGHCSKRKAVSIRIIAVILALLTSALFILLMEHNPIDVYISIVKGAFGTKYRMIETITKSIPLIITSLGIAVAFKMKFWNIGAEGQIIMGAFMASWVALTFPNLNRGLLLPMMFVAGFIGGGFWALIPAFFRARFNTNETIFTLMMNYIALKWITYLQYGPWKDPNAMGFPKIANFSEAAVLPKLWGVHTGWVIALIMAALVWYFINHTKQGYEISVIGESENTARYAGMNVGKIILVTMIISGGICGMAGMIEASAVSRTLSVEISGGVGYTAIITAWLAGLSAPIIIGVSFLFAAMVQGGSFIQLAYQIPNSAAEILQGMILFFVLGSEFFIRYRLIVNKKRNTHTDRQNGKDLC; encoded by the coding sequence ATGATCAGAATGGTTAACAGGGGACATTGTTCCAAAAGAAAAGCGGTCTCAATACGAATCATTGCCGTGATTCTGGCCTTGCTGACATCCGCGCTCTTTATCCTGCTCATGGAGCACAACCCCATTGATGTCTATATTTCCATTGTCAAAGGGGCCTTTGGAACAAAATACAGAATGATTGAAACCATCACCAAATCAATTCCCTTGATCATTACCTCCCTTGGGATTGCCGTGGCCTTTAAAATGAAATTCTGGAATATCGGCGCCGAAGGCCAGATTATCATGGGCGCTTTTATGGCCAGTTGGGTAGCCTTAACCTTTCCGAACTTAAACAGGGGGCTGCTCTTGCCCATGATGTTTGTTGCAGGCTTTATCGGCGGAGGATTCTGGGCCTTGATCCCGGCCTTTTTCAGGGCCAGATTTAATACAAACGAAACCATATTTACCCTGATGATGAACTATATTGCCTTAAAATGGATTACCTATCTTCAGTACGGGCCCTGGAAAGACCCCAATGCCATGGGGTTTCCCAAAATTGCCAATTTCAGCGAAGCTGCGGTGCTTCCAAAACTCTGGGGCGTCCATACAGGCTGGGTCATTGCCCTGATCATGGCCGCACTGGTCTGGTACTTTATCAACCACACCAAACAAGGATATGAAATAAGTGTCATTGGCGAAAGTGAAAATACGGCAAGATACGCCGGCATGAATGTGGGCAAAATCATTTTGGTCACCATGATCATCAGCGGCGGCATCTGCGGTATGGCCGGGATGATTGAAGCCTCTGCCGTAAGCAGAACCCTTTCCGTTGAAATCTCAGGAGGGGTAGGGTACACGGCCATTATAACGGCCTGGCTTGCCGGATTATCCGCGCCCATCATCATCGGCGTCTCTTTTTTATTTGCCGCCATGGTCCAGGGAGGCTCTTTTATTCAGCTGGCCTATCAGATCCCCAATTCCGCCGCGGAAATTCTCCAGGGAATGATACTCTTCTTTGTTCTTGGGAGCGAATTTTTTATCCGATACCGGCTGATCGTTAATAAAAAAAGAAACACTCATACCGACAGACAAAACGGAAAAGACCTATGTTAA
- a CDS encoding DUF1992 domain-containing protein, with product MIPGFEAIVEQRIKKAEKEGAFEGLSGRGQPLEFDDINVPKDLRMAHKILKNSGFLPPEIELKKKISHTRDLLSTLCDDSEEKTALGKKLNFMLAKLDSIRSTGHTAFLARDQYQNKLAKKIS from the coding sequence ATGATCCCGGGATTTGAAGCCATTGTTGAACAGAGAATAAAAAAAGCCGAAAAAGAAGGGGCCTTTGAGGGCCTTTCCGGCCGGGGACAACCCTTGGAATTTGATGATATCAATGTGCCCAAGGACCTGCGCATGGCCCATAAAATCCTGAAAAATTCAGGTTTTCTACCTCCGGAAATCGAACTCAAAAAAAAAATTTCCCATACCCGGGACCTTTTAAGTACGCTCTGTGATGATTCAGAAGAAAAGACAGCACTTGGCAAAAAGCTCAACTTCATGCTGGCCAAGCTTGACAGTATCCGGAGCACAGGCCATACCGCTTTCCTGGCAAGAGACCAATATCAAAATAAACTAGCAAAAAAAATATCATGA
- a CDS encoding D-alanine--D-alanine ligase has product MKKIKLALLAGGVSTEREVSLNSGDQVFEALDKEKYEILRYDPKLNLQQLVMDAPDIDAALIILHGPFGEDGTVQGLLDLLDIPYQGAGVLGSAVAMNKLTAKQLYDGCKIPTPGYLAFNANEKISIPQVIDSLGLPIVVKPACAGSSVGMTIVREADMLGPAIAKGFTHDDTLILERYIQGVELTCGVLGNEDLEALPVIEIIPGDNHDFFDYQAKYEAGETEEICPARIDEETTRRVQDLAIKAHKALFLKGYSRTDMLLRQGELFVLETNTIPGMTATSLFPQSANVGGYSFSALLDRLVELAIEENKRTNLRRAK; this is encoded by the coding sequence ATGAAAAAAATCAAGCTGGCCCTGTTGGCCGGAGGCGTATCAACGGAACGGGAAGTGTCGCTGAACAGCGGCGACCAGGTATTTGAGGCCTTGGACAAGGAGAAGTATGAGATTCTCCGATATGATCCAAAGCTTAATTTGCAACAACTGGTCATGGACGCTCCGGATATTGATGCGGCCCTGATCATCCTCCACGGCCCTTTCGGGGAAGACGGCACGGTCCAGGGGCTTCTGGATCTTTTAGACATCCCCTACCAGGGCGCAGGGGTATTAGGCTCTGCTGTGGCCATGAACAAGTTGACGGCAAAGCAGCTCTATGACGGGTGTAAAATCCCCACCCCGGGATACCTGGCCTTTAATGCCAATGAAAAAATCTCGATTCCTCAAGTGATCGACAGTTTAGGGCTGCCCATCGTGGTCAAACCGGCCTGTGCCGGTTCCAGCGTGGGCATGACCATTGTCAGGGAGGCGGACATGTTGGGTCCTGCCATAGCCAAAGGGTTTACCCATGACGACACCCTGATTCTGGAACGCTATATCCAGGGCGTTGAACTGACCTGCGGGGTTCTGGGCAATGAGGACCTTGAGGCCCTGCCCGTGATAGAAATCATTCCCGGGGACAACCATGACTTTTTTGATTACCAGGCCAAATACGAGGCAGGGGAGACCGAAGAAATCTGCCCGGCACGAATAGATGAAGAGACCACCCGCAGGGTTCAGGACCTTGCCATTAAGGCGCACAAGGCCTTATTTCTCAAGGGGTATTCCCGTACGGACATGCTGTTGAGACAAGGCGAACTTTTTGTCCTTGAAACCAATACCATTCCGGGCATGACTGCCACCAGTCTCTTTCCCCAGTCTGCCAATGTGGGGGGATACAGTTTTTCAGCCCTGCTGGACAGGCTTGTCGAACTGGCCATTGAAGAAAATAAACGGACTAACCTAAGGAGAGCAAAATGA
- a CDS encoding GerMN domain-containing protein, protein MKTKAAFKISLAFFLGMAAWMFSLEAGLGIALADPGTLDSKNPALFDAFLYFADSGRTHLKAVPKTFPAGLDDHTLGKAVLTALMAGPPDGMGRVFPDATRINALFIKDRNEAYVDIGIDQGQLPSSDTITEYLGVYSLVNTLTVNIPRIKQVKILINGTDKGSLGGHLSLDNFFKTNMLIVK, encoded by the coding sequence ATGAAAACAAAAGCCGCATTTAAAATTTCACTTGCCTTTTTTTTGGGGATGGCGGCCTGGATGTTCAGTTTAGAGGCTGGTTTGGGAATTGCCTTGGCAGACCCGGGTACTTTGGATTCAAAAAATCCGGCCTTGTTTGATGCCTTTCTTTATTTTGCCGATTCAGGCAGGACCCATTTAAAGGCTGTGCCCAAAACATTTCCGGCAGGACTTGATGATCACACCCTGGGCAAGGCCGTGCTCACCGCCCTGATGGCAGGGCCGCCTGATGGCATGGGCCGGGTTTTTCCGGACGCCACAAGGATCAATGCCCTGTTTATTAAGGATCGAAACGAGGCCTATGTGGACATCGGGATAGACCAGGGCCAGTTGCCTTCAAGTGATACCATAACCGAATATTTAGGCGTGTATTCACTGGTCAATACCCTGACCGTGAACATACCCCGGATCAAGCAGGTAAAAATACTGATAAACGGAACGGACAAGGGCAGCCTTGGCGGGCATCTGAGTCTGGACAATTTTTTTAAAACCAATATGTTGATCGTAAAATAA
- a CDS encoding SHOCT domain-containing protein: MTIRKKDKEGLFKNIFVAYFILLLHVFLLAGVGLTVVLFKGVYHYLPWIMAGIGILVLSIAWFIYRRMRATSSSLSEILGAPEFADRALEVRLLGGLASFKIKAKETPALMMAPDNSQGEPNVRLIESTMTRTEQKMIELNTLYEKNLISQDEFESARQNIIQG, translated from the coding sequence ATGACTATTCGAAAAAAAGACAAAGAAGGACTGTTTAAAAATATATTTGTCGCCTATTTTATCCTGCTGCTCCACGTATTTCTCCTGGCAGGGGTGGGGCTCACCGTTGTGCTGTTCAAAGGGGTCTACCACTACCTGCCCTGGATCATGGCAGGTATCGGCATCCTTGTACTCTCCATTGCCTGGTTCATCTACCGCAGGATGAGGGCAACCTCGTCCAGTCTCAGTGAAATTCTCGGGGCCCCTGAATTTGCGGACCGTGCCCTGGAGGTCAGACTTTTAGGCGGCCTTGCATCCTTTAAAATAAAGGCCAAGGAAACCCCGGCCCTGATGATGGCACCCGACAATTCCCAGGGCGAGCCCAATGTCCGCCTCATTGAAAGCACTATGACCCGGACGGAACAAAAAATGATCGAGCTTAACACCCTTTATGAAAAAAACCTCATCTCCCAAGATGAGTTTGAATCCGCGCGGCAGAATATTATTCAAGGATAA
- a CDS encoding ABC transporter permease: MLTLFLAAAVVAGTPLLFAILGEIITEKSGKLNLGVEGMMLMGAVIGFKVGLATANPYLSIIAAMVSGAFGASIFAFLTITLRANQVVAGLSLTIFGTGFSSFLGQGLMGEVISDSMKKFFVEIHLPILGQIPFIGEIFFRQGIFVYIGYVLAILTGIYLYRTRAGLNLLAVGENTAAADAAGIRVSLYQYIHTLAGGAFCGLGGAYLSLVYIPSWQENVSAGRGWIAVALVIFSKWSPYRAIYAAFLFGGLDIIGFRLQKFDIHFSQYIIDMLPYVFTTLVLILVSIRESKENAPPAELGNPYFREER, translated from the coding sequence ATGTTAACTCTTTTTTTAGCAGCAGCCGTTGTTGCAGGCACTCCGCTTTTATTTGCCATCCTAGGAGAGATCATTACGGAAAAATCAGGTAAGCTGAACCTGGGCGTTGAAGGCATGATGCTCATGGGTGCTGTGATCGGTTTTAAAGTAGGACTGGCAACGGCCAACCCCTATCTGTCCATTATTGCCGCCATGGTGTCAGGTGCCTTTGGGGCCTCAATCTTTGCCTTTCTGACCATCACCCTGAGGGCCAACCAGGTTGTGGCCGGATTATCCCTGACCATATTTGGAACCGGTTTTTCAAGCTTTCTGGGTCAGGGCCTCATGGGCGAAGTCATTTCAGATTCAATGAAAAAATTCTTTGTTGAAATTCATCTGCCCATTCTGGGCCAGATCCCGTTTATAGGAGAGATCTTTTTCAGGCAGGGAATCTTTGTTTATATTGGATATGTCCTGGCAATACTGACCGGGATCTACCTGTATAGAACAAGGGCCGGGCTCAACCTTTTGGCTGTGGGGGAAAATACCGCTGCGGCCGATGCCGCAGGCATCAGGGTCTCCTTATACCAGTACATCCACACCCTGGCAGGCGGTGCCTTTTGCGGACTGGGCGGGGCGTATCTCTCACTGGTTTATATCCCTTCATGGCAGGAAAATGTGTCTGCAGGAAGGGGCTGGATCGCGGTCGCCCTTGTGATCTTTTCCAAATGGAGCCCCTATCGGGCCATTTATGCTGCCTTTCTTTTCGGGGGGCTTGATATCATTGGTTTCAGGCTTCAAAAGTTTGATATTCATTTTTCCCAATATATCATTGATATGCTTCCCTATGTGTTTACCACCCTGGTTCTGATTCTGGTCTCAATAAGAGAATCAAAGGAGAACGCTCCTCCTGCGGAACTTGGAAACCCGTACTTCAGAGAAGAACGCTAA